The proteins below come from a single Triticum aestivum cultivar Chinese Spring chromosome 5D, IWGSC CS RefSeq v2.1, whole genome shotgun sequence genomic window:
- the LOC123119807 gene encoding acyl-CoA-binding domain-containing protein 6, with product MPSIQEPLHFKPEEPKVVVAENEKMVDVQDKEVTMEGLCSVAAYDQWTPLSVPGQRPKPRYKHGAAVVQEKMYVFGGNHNGRYLGDIQVLDFKSLSWSKLEAKIQSESAEPVFVAPCAGHSLIPSGNKILSLAGHTREHTESLSVKEFDPQTCTWSILRTYGKPPSSRGGQSVTCVGDTLVVFGGEGGGRSLLNDLHVLDLETMTWDEFESTGTPPSPRSEHAAACYADRYLLIFGGGSHSTCFSDLYLLDLQTMEWSRPEQHGIIPEPRAGHAGVTVGDNWVITGGGNSKKGVPETLVLNMSTLVWSVVTSFEGRAPPTSEGSSLVLHTINGEDFLLSFGGYSGRYSNEVYALKTSLRPSVSPSRIDELETNGMTPLSAEVNSSRGPIFEIEELRDDKNNKGGDIKTLVQAVKHEKSQVEKKLEQEKLQSFHLKKELADVENKNAELTKELQSVRDQLSDEAARASKLEDEVSEIQQRLQKMETLEKEFELLRSERDGGSDKSGSGSNKRPGSVGFRRWYGDDER from the exons ATGCCG AGCATACAAGAACCACTGCATTTCAAACCTGAAGAGCCTAAAGTAGTCGTGGCGGAGAACGAGAAGATGGTTGATGTTCAGGACAAGGAGGTCACCATGGAAGGCCTCTGCTCTGTGGCCGCTTACGATCAATGGACGCCACTCTCAGTCCCAGGACAGCGTCCGAAACCTCGATACAAG CATGGAGCTGCCGTAGTTCAGGAAAAGATGTATGTCTTTGGTGGAAACCACAATGGCCGTTACCTTGGTGACATTCAG GTTCTGGATTTCAAAAGTTTGTCATGGTCAAAGCTAGAAGCTAAAATTCAATCAGAATCAGCTGAACCAGTTTTTGTTGCTCCATGTGCTGGTCATTCATTG ATTCCATCCGGAAACAAGATTCTGTCACTTGCAGGACACACCAGGGAGCATACAGAGAGTCTCAGTG TAAAGGAGTTTGATCCGCAAACCTGCACTTGGTCAATTTTGCGTACTTATGGGAAGCCACCG AGCTCACGTGGTGGTCAATCAGTGACTTGTGTTGGGGACACTTTAGTTGTGTTTGGAGGTGAAGGTGGTGGGAGGTCTCTTCTGAATGACCTGCACGTTCTTGATCTCGAAACCATGACTTGGGATGAATTTGAGAGCAC AGGCACTCCTCCTTCTCCAAGGTCAGAGCATGCTGCTGCATGCTATGCAGACCGGTATCTCTTGATATTTGGTGGGGGATCTCATTCTACATGTTTCAGTGATCTATATCTCCTTGACCTGCAAACA ATGGAATGGTCAAGACCAGAGCAGCACGGTATAATTCCAGAACCAAGAGCAGGGCATGCAGGCGTAACAGTTGGGGATAACTGGGTTATCACTGGTGGTGGTAATAGTAAGAAAG gtgttccaGAAACGCTTGTGCTTAACATGTCTACTTTGGTATGGTCGGTTGTTACTAGTTTTGAAGGCCGTGCGCCCCCTACAAGTGAG GGATCGAGTTTAGTACTTCACACAATTAATGGAGAAGACTTTCTGTTGTCATTTGGAGGATACAGTGGACGTTACAGCAACGAG GTTTATGCTCTGAAGACAAGTCTCAGACCAAGTGTGTCGCCTTCACGAATAGATGAACTCGAGACAAATGGCATGACCCCATTATCTGCAGAAGTAAATTCTAGCAGGGGACCAATATTCGAAATTGAAGAACTTCGAGATGACAAG AATAACAAGGGAGGAGATATCAAAACCTTGGTGCAAGCAGTAAAGCATGAGAAGAGCCAGGTAGAAAAAAAACTTGAACAGGAAAAGCTGCAGAGCTTCCACCTGAAGAAGGAACTAGCTGATGTAGAGAACAAAAATGCGGAGCTTACTAAG GAACTCCAGTCAGTCCGCGATCAACTCTCCGACGAAGCAGCGAGGGCTTCCAAACTCGAG GATGAAGTTTCAGAGATTCAACAACGGCTGCAGAAGATGGAAACCCTTGAAAAGGAGTTCGAATTGCTTCGGAGTGAAAGGGATGGCGGGTCTGACAAATCAGGTTCAGGCAGCAACAAGAGGCCCGGCAGCGTGGGCTTCCGGAGGTGGTATGGAGATGACGAGCGCTGA
- the LOC123119809 gene encoding riboflavin synthase, translating to MAPPPTAAAAVRCHPHILRRGLLPASSPLLPFASRVASSTPLRAQPLRFSLSPVPKSISSSSTSHIPVRSLFTGIVEEVGRVRRIGPPPTPPGGGGDAAPGVDLEVETKNLLAGTQLGDSIAVDGTCLTVAAIDTAASTLTFGVAPETLRCTSLGERVAGDDVNLERALTPASRMGGHFVQGHVDGTGEIAAFRPEGDSIWVTVRAPPEILSLLVPKGFVAVDGTSLTVVNVNEEAGWFDFMLVRYTQDNVVLPKKKVGDKVNLEADILGKYVVKLLAGRLEATSKANS from the coding sequence atggcgccgccgcccaccgccgccgcggccgtcCGTTGCCACCCGCACATCCTCCGCAGGGGCCTCCTGCCCGCTTCGTCGCCGCTGCTCCCCTTCGCCTCCCGGGTGGCCTCCTCCACGCCGCTCCGCGCCCAGCCCCTGCGCTTCTCGCTCTCCCCCGTCCCCAAGAGcatctcctcctcctcgacctcccaCATCCCCGTGCGCTCCCTCTTCACcgggatcgtcgaggaggtcggccGCGTGCGCCGCATCGGCCCGCCGCCCACGCCTCCTGGGGGCGGGGGAGACGCGGCTCCCGGTGTCGACCTCGAGGTCGAGACCAAGAACCTCCTCGCCGGGACGCAGCTGGGCGACAGCATCGCCGTCGACGGGACGTGCCTCACCGTGGCGGCCATCGACACCGCTGCCTCCACGCTCACCTTCGGCGTCGCGCCGGAGACCCTCCGGTGCACGTCACTCGGCGAGCGCGTCGCGGGCGACGACGTTAACCTCGAGCGCGCGCTCACGCCGGCGTCTCGCATGGGCGGGCACTTCGTCCAGGGCCACGTCGACGGCACCGGCGAGATCGCCGCGTTCCGGCCCGAGGGCGATTCTATCTGGGTCACCGTGCGTGCGCCGCCAGAGATCCTCAGCTTGCTCGTGCCTAAGGGGTTCGTCGCCGTGGACGGAACCAGCCTCACCGTCGTCAATGTGAACGAGGAGGCCGGGTGGTTCGACTTCATGCTTGTGCGCTACACGCAGGACAATGTTGTGCTGCCAAAGAAGAAGGTTGGGGATAAGGTGAACCTTGAGGCTGACATTCTTGGGAAGTATGTAGTGAAGCTACTTGCCGGGAGATTGGAGGCAACATCAAAGGCAAATTCTTGA
- the LOC123119808 gene encoding tryptophan--tRNA ligase, cytoplasmic: MASVAPEVEKKEEEEQVVNPWEVSAGKGGIDYDKLVDQFGCQRLDAALIDRIARLTGRPPHRFLRRGLFFAHRDLNEILDIYEKGDKFYLYTGRGPSSEALHLGHLVPFMFTKYLQDAFKVPLVIQLTDDEKFLWKNLTVEESKRLARENAKDIIACGFDVERTFIFSDFNFVGGAFYENMVKVARCVTYNKVVGIFGFTPEDHIGKISFPPVQAVPSFPSSFPKHFSGNDQLRCLIPCAIDQDPYFRMTRDVAPRIGYQKPALIESRFFPALQGENTKMSASDPNSAIYVTDSTKDIKTKVNKYAFSGGQDSVELHRKLGANLEVDVSIKYLNFFLEDDDELERIKKAYKEGRMLTGEVKQLLVTVLSEMVERHKRARARVTEEMVDAFMAVRPLPNMFG; encoded by the exons ATGGCCTCGGTGGCGCCGGAGGttgagaagaaggaggaggaggagcaggtggTGAACCCGTGGGAGGTGTCGGCGGGGAAGGGCGGCATCGACTACGACAAGCTGGTCGACCAGTTCGGCTGCCAGCGCCTCGACGCCGCGCTCATCGACCGCATCGCCCGCCTCACCGGCCGCCCCCCGCACCgcttcctccgccgcggcctctTCTTCGCTCACCG GGATTTGAACGAGATACTGGACATCTACGAGAAGGGGGACAAGTTCTACCTCTACACGGGGAGAGGGCCCTCGTCAGAGGCGTTGCATCTCGGACACCTCGTCCCCTTCATGTTCACCAA ATATTTGCAGGATGCTTTCAAGGTTCCTCTAGTGATACAGCTAACTGATGATGAGAAGTTCCTGTGGAAAAATTTGACTGTAGAGGAAAGTAAAAGGCTTGCGCGTGAAAATGCAAAAGACATTATAGCATGCGGATTTGATGTTGAAAGGACTtttatattctctgattttaattTTGTTGGCGG TGCCTTTTACGAAAACATGGTTAAAGTGGCCAGATGTGTGACATATAATAAA GTTGTGGGAATATTTGGATTCACTCCAGAGGATCACATTGGAAAGATTAGCTTTCCTCCTGTGCAAGCAGTTCCATCATTCCCTTCTTCATTTCCCAAACACTTTTCTGGCAATGACCAACTACGGTGCCTGATACCTTGCGCAATAGACCAG GATCCTTATTTCAGGATGACCCGTGATGTTGCTCCAAGAATTGGTTACCAGAAGCCAGCACTGATTGAGTCAAGATTTTTCCCTGCTCTTCAG GGGGAGAACACGAAAATGTCAGCTAGTGATCCAAATTCTGCTATATATGTGACCGATAGTACTAAAGATATAAAGACAAAG GTGAATAAATATGCATTCTCAGGTGGCCAGGACTCTGTAGaacttcacagaaaacttggaGCTAACCTTGAG GTTGATGTCTCAATTAAGTACCTGAACTTCTTCCTTGAAGATGATGATGAGCTTGAGCGCATAAAGAAG GCGTACAAGGAAGGAAGGATGCTGACGGGTGAAGTGAAGCAGCTTCTGGTTACGGTTCTTTCTGAGATGGTTGAAAGGCACAAAAGAGCTAGAGCTCGAGTTACCGAGGAG ATGGTCGACGCCTTCATGGCTGTGAGGCCTCTTCCCAACATGTTTGGCTGA